One window from the genome of Leptospira johnsonii encodes:
- a CDS encoding type 1 glutamine amidotransferase domain-containing protein — MKTVLIPIPQIDFDPTEVSVPWKVLKDNEYKIIFATPSGTAGEADFRMVTGKGLGILAPVLRAKNDDVLLYRELEKSNEFLNPKKYESIKLDSFDVLLLPGGHAKGMRVYLESEPLQKLVGNTFAEGKPVAAICHGVLLAARSKNPKTKKSSLYGLKTTGLLRSQELLAWNLTRAWLGDYYRTYPTPLQDEVISFLESKIDFQEGPMPIARDSFSNIKPGFSVLDKSYLSARWPGDAHKFAYELPEFFG; from the coding sequence ATGAAGACTGTTCTAATCCCGATCCCACAAATCGATTTCGATCCCACAGAAGTATCCGTACCTTGGAAGGTTCTAAAAGATAATGAATATAAGATCATATTTGCTACTCCGAGTGGTACCGCTGGAGAAGCCGATTTCAGAATGGTCACCGGAAAAGGTTTGGGAATTCTTGCTCCGGTCTTAAGAGCAAAGAATGACGATGTTCTGCTTTATAGAGAATTAGAAAAATCGAATGAATTTTTGAATCCCAAAAAGTACGAGTCTATCAAATTAGATTCGTTCGATGTGTTACTTCTTCCTGGAGGACATGCAAAAGGAATGAGAGTGTATTTGGAATCCGAGCCCTTGCAGAAGTTGGTGGGTAATACATTTGCAGAAGGAAAGCCTGTTGCCGCGATCTGTCACGGGGTGCTTCTCGCAGCAAGATCCAAAAACCCTAAAACAAAAAAGTCCAGTTTATACGGACTGAAAACCACAGGACTTTTGAGGTCTCAGGAACTTTTGGCTTGGAATTTGACTCGGGCTTGGCTTGGAGATTATTATAGAACTTATCCTACACCTTTACAGGACGAAGTGATCTCCTTCTTGGAATCCAAAATAGATTTTCAAGAAGGGCCTATGCCGATCGCAAGAGATAGTTTCTCCAATATTAAACCAGGGTTCAGTGTTTTAGATAAGTCTTACCTTTCCGCAAGATGGCCAGGCGACGCTCATAAGTTTGCATACGAGCTTCCCGAATTCTTCGGATAG
- a CDS encoding serine hydrolase domain-containing protein has translation MEGLLVSSFFSNTSVKRFFLLSLVILFISNCSALDWGWVKLPSGLAWDQNETLDRNPVEGFRVEFPEELGLDSRPLVELSKKLRKEKTEVRSLLILKEGNLVFERYAGGISRNHNHNMYSVTKSVVSMLLGICYTNDCGVDLEDSISTAESSLPGLLPSELKGKESIRLKDVLRMSSGMGWDSFPKKEDIRTDADPLAIAWTPAVSAAPGTKFEYSNGDTQLAAGYLEAKTGKTLYEYSKSTAFSWLGFKGEEWYTSKSGRQTAGFGLRLRPIDMAKLGQLYLDGGKWQGRQILKPEWIALTLEPGVEKRYGLQFWIHEFEGKPSFMANGKGGQFIYVIPHRKIVLVMTSAIWDKAPDLVLTSVLDALKASLISTDKIPSPDREEALLKELKISARTSLDPKLKEGADETRIAAEPGMKQNHP, from the coding sequence ATGGAGGGTCTTTTAGTGAGTAGTTTTTTTTCTAATACATCAGTAAAACGTTTCTTTCTTCTCTCCTTAGTTATCCTTTTCATTTCCAACTGTAGCGCCCTGGACTGGGGCTGGGTTAAACTTCCTTCAGGACTTGCCTGGGACCAAAACGAGACCTTAGATAGAAATCCTGTAGAAGGTTTCCGAGTGGAATTTCCGGAAGAATTGGGACTGGATTCCAGGCCCCTGGTGGAACTTTCTAAAAAGCTCAGAAAGGAAAAAACTGAGGTTCGTTCCCTTCTCATATTGAAAGAAGGAAATCTGGTATTTGAAAGATATGCCGGAGGGATCTCCCGAAATCATAACCATAATATGTATTCCGTGACCAAATCGGTGGTCTCCATGCTATTAGGGATTTGTTATACGAACGATTGCGGAGTAGACTTGGAAGATAGTATTTCCACTGCTGAGTCTAGTTTACCTGGACTTCTTCCTTCCGAATTAAAAGGAAAAGAATCCATCCGACTAAAGGACGTACTACGTATGAGTTCCGGAATGGGTTGGGATTCCTTTCCTAAAAAAGAAGATATCAGAACGGATGCTGACCCGCTTGCGATCGCTTGGACCCCAGCAGTATCTGCCGCTCCGGGAACTAAATTCGAATATTCTAATGGAGATACGCAATTGGCTGCAGGTTATCTGGAAGCCAAAACCGGAAAAACCTTATATGAATATTCCAAGAGCACAGCATTCTCTTGGTTAGGTTTTAAGGGAGAAGAATGGTATACTTCCAAATCCGGAAGACAGACCGCAGGTTTTGGACTTCGTTTGAGACCTATCGATATGGCTAAGTTAGGGCAACTCTATCTAGATGGAGGAAAGTGGCAAGGCCGCCAGATCTTAAAACCCGAATGGATCGCTCTAACCTTGGAACCAGGTGTAGAAAAGAGATATGGACTCCAATTTTGGATCCATGAATTCGAAGGAAAGCCTAGTTTCATGGCAAATGGAAAAGGCGGACAGTTCATCTATGTGATCCCTCATCGTAAGATCGTTTTAGTGATGACAAGCGCTATTTGGGACAAAGCTCCCGATTTAGTTTTAACCTCCGTTTTGGATGCGCTTAAGGCTTCTTTAATCTCAACGGATAAGATCCCTTCTCCTGATAGGGAAGAAGCACTTCTTAAAGAATTAAAAATATCTGCTAGAACTTCTTTGGACCCTAAGCTTAAAGAAGGAGCGGATGAAACAAGGATTGCAGCAGAACCAGGGATGAAACAAAATCATCCTTAA
- a CDS encoding LIC_10730 family protein encodes MKIKLGILLFFFILNCFFAVDWSSNESGKIRGKGSVEDFPEPENANLSKQELSKRPQKGGFKTREEQELFDMMISAGSDQNTARNCASKYGNCKSQCWTQYPIPKVETVFTAITVDRKREDCIAKCSNLCDDYIPSTSRGSMPNSGKGNYSDPNAPRY; translated from the coding sequence ATGAAAATTAAACTCGGAATATTACTATTCTTCTTTATTCTAAACTGCTTCTTCGCAGTGGATTGGAGTTCCAACGAATCTGGCAAGATAAGGGGAAAAGGTTCCGTCGAAGATTTTCCGGAGCCTGAAAATGCTAACCTAAGCAAACAGGAACTTTCCAAAAGGCCCCAAAAGGGAGGCTTCAAGACAAGAGAAGAGCAGGAACTTTTCGATATGATGATCTCCGCTGGCTCCGATCAGAACACTGCTCGGAATTGTGCCTCCAAATACGGGAACTGTAAGAGCCAATGTTGGACCCAATATCCTATCCCTAAGGTAGAGACTGTTTTTACTGCAATCACCGTGGATCGTAAGAGGGAAGATTGTATCGCAAAATGCAGTAATCTTTGCGATGATTATATTCCTTCGACTTCCAGAGGTTCTATGCCGAATTCAGGCAAAGGAAATTATTCGGATCCTAACGCTCCCAGATACTGA
- the cutA gene encoding divalent-cation tolerance protein CutA, giving the protein MSSSQEILIFTTLADRDLAEEYIAEMLQLGIIVSGTIFPEVALLYQWEGKLTIDSENKILLKAKADKYAAIEEYIMKKHPYLAPEIIKLDVSFGSDKFKAFIKDKIAKGG; this is encoded by the coding sequence ATGTCTTCATCTCAAGAAATTTTAATCTTCACTACTCTGGCGGATCGCGATCTAGCAGAAGAGTATATCGCTGAAATGCTCCAGTTAGGCATCATAGTAAGTGGTACCATTTTTCCAGAAGTGGCTCTTTTGTATCAATGGGAAGGAAAACTCACTATCGATTCGGAAAACAAAATTCTTCTAAAGGCAAAGGCAGACAAATACGCTGCTATCGAAGAATATATCATGAAAAAACATCCTTATCTTGCGCCCGAGATTATCAAACTAGATGTAAGTTTCGGTTCGGATAAGTTTAAGGCTTTTATAAAGGACAAGATCGCAAAAGGGGGTTAA
- a CDS encoding rhomboid family intramembrane serine protease, translating into MRLDITLITIIVTGIISLYTLYADQNLLDKLILRPFRDSKEGNYYTLATSGFVHADFSHLFFNMLTLYFFGRHVDMVLGPLGFMGLYLASILIANLVSFQKNKADANYASLGASGGTSGIVFASILFYPYSKIFFFFIPIPIPGPLYAILYLAYSYYASKNRQDGINHDAHFYGALTGLAVAILVQPLSLIAFIQYVFGAFI; encoded by the coding sequence ATGAGATTAGACATCACACTTATCACTATAATAGTCACAGGGATTATCAGCCTTTATACATTGTATGCGGATCAGAATCTTTTAGACAAATTGATCCTCAGGCCTTTCAGAGATTCTAAAGAAGGGAACTATTATACTTTAGCCACGAGCGGTTTTGTTCACGCGGATTTTTCTCATCTATTCTTTAATATGCTGACCTTGTATTTTTTCGGAAGGCATGTGGATATGGTACTCGGGCCTCTCGGATTTATGGGGTTGTACTTAGCGAGTATTCTGATCGCAAATCTAGTATCTTTCCAGAAAAATAAAGCGGATGCGAATTATGCAAGCTTAGGAGCTTCCGGTGGAACGTCCGGAATCGTATTTGCTTCTATCTTGTTCTATCCGTATTCTAAAATATTCTTTTTCTTTATACCGATCCCGATACCTGGACCATTATATGCGATCTTGTATTTGGCCTATTCTTATTATGCTTCTAAGAATAGGCAAGATGGGATCAATCACGATGCACATTTTTACGGAGCTCTAACTGGACTTGCGGTTGCAATCTTAGTACAACCCCTTTCTTTGATTGCATTTATCCAATACGTGTTTGGTGCGTTTATATAA
- the uvrB gene encoding excinuclease ABC subunit UvrB: MSSIFKIHSNYKAAGDQVQAIEKIGQAFQKGEDKVTLVGVTGSGKTFTMAQVIANMGLPTLVLSHNKTLAAQLFREFKEFFPENAVEYFVSYYDYYQPEAYVPSSDTFIEKDMSMNEEIDKLRLRATSSLLERDDVVIVSSVSCIYGLGSPEEYVNSVVALTKGDIIDRDQVIRKLLHIQYNRNDTDFSRGNFRVRGDSIEVYPAYHTDAFRIEFFGDEVDSISRIHPVTAQVIAKQEKCFIYPAKHFIMSPPLIKDAVKRIKDEMAEQEIKFTKENKFLEAQRIVSRTNYDMEMLQEMGYCNGIENYSRHLTGRKEGERPACLIDYFRGDFLLIVDESHVTIPQVGGMYAGDRARKQTLVDFGFRLPSALDNRPLNFKEFETLTPKTLYVSATPAEYELEKSKTRVEQIIRPTGLLDPNVEVRPTKNQVEDLLVEIRKRIELGERVLVTTLTKKMSEDLTDYYKELGLKISYLHSEVDTLERVEIIRDLRKGIYDVLVGINLLREGLDIPEVSLVAILDADKEGFLRNYKSLIQTIGRAARNINGTAILYADKMTDSMIKAIEETKRRRAIQEEHNMKYRISPQTIKKEIADMIERTEKELAPEEQAAEEINKKFREKNFSSKEEMKEKIREEMLKAAKELDFERAALLRDKMLTIKVNPTEEK, translated from the coding sequence ATGTCTTCAATTTTTAAAATTCATTCCAACTACAAAGCTGCCGGGGACCAGGTCCAAGCCATAGAAAAAATAGGCCAAGCATTTCAAAAGGGCGAGGATAAGGTTACCTTAGTGGGTGTGACCGGTTCCGGAAAAACATTCACCATGGCCCAGGTGATCGCGAATATGGGACTTCCTACCTTGGTTCTGTCGCATAACAAAACTTTGGCGGCACAGTTATTCCGTGAGTTTAAGGAGTTTTTCCCGGAGAATGCCGTGGAGTATTTCGTCTCTTATTACGATTACTACCAACCGGAGGCTTACGTACCTTCTTCCGATACGTTTATCGAAAAAGATATGTCCATGAATGAGGAGATAGACAAGCTCAGACTAAGGGCGACTTCTTCTCTATTGGAAAGAGACGATGTAGTGATTGTCAGTTCTGTCTCCTGTATTTATGGTTTAGGATCTCCTGAAGAATATGTGAACTCTGTTGTTGCTTTGACAAAAGGGGATATCATAGATAGAGACCAGGTCATTCGCAAATTACTTCATATACAATACAACCGGAATGATACAGATTTCTCTAGGGGAAATTTTAGGGTACGAGGCGACTCTATCGAAGTTTATCCTGCTTATCATACGGACGCATTCCGGATCGAATTTTTCGGCGACGAAGTGGATTCAATTTCCAGGATCCATCCAGTTACCGCTCAAGTGATTGCAAAACAGGAAAAATGTTTTATCTATCCTGCAAAACACTTCATCATGTCTCCTCCTTTGATAAAGGACGCCGTCAAAAGAATTAAAGATGAGATGGCGGAACAAGAGATCAAGTTCACCAAAGAGAATAAATTTTTAGAAGCGCAGCGTATCGTATCTAGAACGAATTACGATATGGAAATGCTTCAAGAGATGGGTTACTGTAACGGGATCGAAAATTATTCCCGTCATCTCACAGGAAGAAAAGAAGGAGAAAGGCCTGCTTGCCTCATCGACTATTTTCGTGGAGATTTTTTACTCATAGTGGATGAGTCACATGTTACCATTCCTCAGGTGGGGGGAATGTACGCAGGCGATAGAGCTCGTAAACAAACTCTGGTGGATTTCGGATTCAGATTACCTTCTGCCCTTGATAATCGACCTTTGAACTTTAAAGAATTTGAAACTTTAACTCCTAAAACTCTTTATGTGTCCGCAACACCTGCCGAGTACGAATTGGAAAAGAGTAAAACAAGAGTAGAGCAGATCATTCGTCCTACAGGACTTTTGGATCCGAACGTAGAAGTCCGGCCGACTAAAAATCAGGTAGAGGATCTTTTAGTGGAGATCCGAAAAAGGATAGAACTGGGAGAAAGGGTACTCGTTACCACATTGACCAAAAAGATGTCGGAAGACCTGACGGATTATTATAAGGAACTAGGGCTCAAAATTTCTTATCTGCATTCCGAAGTGGACACCTTGGAAAGGGTAGAGATCATCCGAGATCTCAGAAAAGGAATATATGATGTTCTTGTAGGGATCAACCTCTTAAGAGAAGGGTTGGACATTCCTGAAGTTTCACTTGTAGCTATTTTGGACGCGGATAAGGAAGGGTTTTTAAGGAATTATAAGTCTCTGATACAGACCATTGGTAGGGCCGCAAGAAATATCAATGGAACAGCTATATTGTACGCGGATAAGATGACTGATTCTATGATCAAGGCCATAGAGGAGACTAAAAGAAGAAGAGCCATCCAAGAAGAACATAACATGAAATACAGGATCTCTCCTCAAACGATCAAAAAGGAAATTGCCGATATGATCGAGAGAACTGAAAAGGAACTGGCTCCGGAAGAACAGGCTGCAGAAGAGATCAACAAAAAGTTCCGAGAGAAAAACTTCTCTTCTAAAGAAGAAATGAAAGAAAAGATCAGGGAAGAAATGTTAAAAGCAGCCAAGGAACTAGATTTCGAAAGAGCAGCCTTGCTTAGAGACAAAATGCTTACCATCAAAGTGAATCCTACAGAGGAAAAATGA
- a CDS encoding ATP-binding protein: MGMSFSLGEIQARIRELLANGLTGNSQDFHAWIRMDTLRKFREEPSFSPDWVPKVLDELVVSGEAAKSKLDPREYTLSPESSLRKKTSKNEEYLLLGRTEFQPMQYVRSRMESFLRGNGIDEDMIVDLTIGSIEAVENAVKYGDGGNVEVAYSIEKSGIFKIRLVNNLRELNIEEDIERGKFSSTATLMRGMMVMQKLFDKMDLEILEDKRQALFMAEKILPK; this comes from the coding sequence ATGGGAATGTCCTTTTCCCTAGGAGAGATACAAGCCCGCATTAGGGAACTCCTAGCAAACGGTTTAACAGGTAATTCCCAGGATTTCCATGCGTGGATCCGTATGGACACTCTCCGAAAATTCAGAGAAGAGCCTTCTTTCTCTCCTGATTGGGTTCCTAAAGTTCTAGACGAGTTGGTTGTTTCGGGAGAAGCAGCAAAAAGTAAATTAGATCCGAGAGAATACACTCTCTCTCCAGAATCTTCTCTCCGCAAAAAAACTTCCAAAAACGAAGAATACCTTCTACTCGGGCGCACCGAATTCCAACCAATGCAATATGTAAGAAGCAGAATGGAATCTTTCCTGAGAGGGAACGGAATAGACGAGGACATGATCGTGGACCTGACAATCGGCTCCATCGAGGCCGTGGAGAATGCTGTCAAATATGGTGACGGGGGAAATGTAGAAGTCGCCTATTCAATCGAAAAAAGTGGAATTTTTAAGATCCGACTGGTGAACAACCTAAGAGAATTGAATATCGAAGAAGATATAGAAAGAGGGAAATTTTCTTCCACAGCCACTCTCATGAGAGGGATGATGGTTATGCAAAAATTATTCGATAAAATGGATCTGGAAATCTTAGAGGACAAGAGACAGGCTTTATTTATGGCCGAAAAAATCCTTCCAAAGTGA
- a CDS encoding tRNA (cytidine(34)-2'-O)-methyltransferase, whose amino-acid sequence MALRIALYRPEIPPNTGNIARLCVALGAELHIVGEPAFELSEKAARRAGLDYWDKLKLTLHPSWETFSKSNPSDSKLYLISTKGKISYTAPQYGENDVFLFGNETSGLPQEIFQSEIPSGILRIPMEEDCRCLNLSNAVAVIAYEALRQIRRW is encoded by the coding sequence ATGGCTCTCCGGATCGCATTGTATCGACCGGAGATACCTCCCAATACGGGAAATATCGCCCGACTATGCGTCGCCTTAGGAGCAGAGCTGCATATCGTAGGAGAACCTGCCTTCGAGTTGTCTGAAAAAGCGGCAAGAAGAGCAGGGTTAGATTATTGGGATAAACTAAAATTGACCCTTCATCCTAGTTGGGAAACTTTCTCAAAATCCAATCCTTCCGATTCCAAATTATATTTAATATCCACTAAGGGTAAAATTTCTTATACAGCTCCTCAATATGGGGAGAATGACGTATTTTTGTTCGGGAACGAAACTTCAGGATTACCTCAGGAAATTTTTCAATCTGAGATACCGAGCGGTATTCTTAGGATCCCGATGGAAGAAGATTGTAGATGTTTGAATTTGAGTAACGCAGTCGCGGTAATCGCATACGAGGCGTTGCGCCAAATTCGACGTTGGTGA
- a CDS encoding S1 RNA-binding domain-containing protein — protein sequence MNENQKELFHKLLDESFRKKAALEPGAKVSALVTSSKSDYVFIKIQGAGLSGIIAADEFTEAPKQGETIEAYFLQESSGDQYFTTCLNGDTISKDMVSVAHNAEIPVLGHIIGENESGVEVKLGEQTGFCPFSQLDPELKKQNNGVGKRVRFLISEVGNKGKIIVSQKKIADKEREAKISVLKGELKPGMFVTCKVKSVHNFGLIVEADGLTALVPASEATFKKGADLSKEFHPGQVLRAKVLKLDWEEEKHSFTVKDFLKDPWAQNVPFKEGDLVTGTVESVKPFGVFVKLNEHFSGLVPNRETGLQNRTPAAQHFKIGDSVSAFVTEVNPTKRQISLSLVKAKEVQERLDYSGYLSEETSSTGSFGAILAKSLNKGQKKG from the coding sequence ATGAACGAAAATCAAAAAGAACTGTTTCATAAATTACTGGACGAAAGTTTCAGAAAAAAAGCGGCCTTAGAGCCCGGAGCAAAAGTTTCTGCGTTAGTCACTAGCTCTAAATCGGATTATGTTTTTATAAAGATCCAGGGAGCAGGTCTCTCGGGGATTATCGCTGCAGATGAATTCACCGAGGCTCCAAAACAAGGCGAGACAATCGAAGCTTATTTCTTACAGGAGTCTTCCGGGGACCAATACTTCACCACCTGTTTGAACGGAGACACTATTTCTAAAGATATGGTTTCCGTGGCTCATAACGCTGAAATTCCGGTCTTAGGTCATATCATAGGGGAGAATGAATCGGGCGTAGAAGTCAAGTTAGGCGAACAAACAGGTTTCTGCCCATTCTCTCAATTGGATCCTGAGCTGAAAAAACAGAATAATGGAGTAGGCAAAAGGGTCCGTTTCTTGATCTCGGAAGTCGGGAATAAAGGAAAGATCATCGTTTCCCAAAAGAAGATCGCAGATAAGGAAAGAGAGGCCAAAATTTCCGTTCTGAAAGGGGAGTTGAAGCCTGGAATGTTCGTCACCTGCAAGGTTAAATCCGTTCATAATTTTGGACTGATTGTAGAAGCAGACGGACTTACCGCGCTTGTTCCTGCTTCCGAAGCAACTTTCAAAAAGGGAGCGGATCTTTCTAAAGAATTCCATCCGGGACAAGTGCTTAGAGCTAAGGTCTTAAAATTAGATTGGGAAGAAGAAAAACACAGCTTTACTGTTAAGGATTTTCTAAAAGATCCTTGGGCCCAAAATGTTCCGTTCAAAGAAGGAGACTTGGTCACCGGAACTGTAGAAAGTGTAAAACCTTTCGGAGTATTCGTAAAATTGAATGAACATTTCTCAGGACTGGTTCCTAATCGAGAAACCGGATTACAAAATCGAACACCTGCCGCACAACATTTCAAGATTGGTGATTCGGTCTCCGCATTCGTAACGGAAGTGAATCCTACAAAAAGACAGATCTCACTTTCTCTTGTGAAAGCAAAAGAAGTTCAGGAAAGATTGGATTATAGCGGATATCTTTCTGAGGAAACTTCTTCTACCGGATCTTTCGGCGCTATTCTTGCAAAATCCTTAAACAAGGGACAGAAAAAGGGATAA
- a CDS encoding histidine kinase, whose product MGQEIRDISDNIRLTVEDGRILSLKTHRITRSVEEHIQQAIELILDKVTYPTLVPTIYTIVKELSINACKANQKRIFFEEKGYDIENPIQYKKGVSEYRELFSESMAEEYGNKSKKKGYFCLITFDYSMDGIRVEVTNNTPVTIEEEKSLREKLEKGMQYGDIAQFYLDNADNTEGAGLGLALILIMLKGEGIDPSYFRIIIRKDVTIARLEVPLSSNFKSVRDQDFSRA is encoded by the coding sequence ATGGGTCAGGAAATCCGGGATATATCAGACAATATCCGGCTTACAGTGGAGGACGGAAGAATCCTCTCTCTAAAGACCCATCGAATCACCAGATCGGTCGAGGAACATATCCAGCAGGCGATCGAGCTCATCTTGGATAAGGTCACTTATCCCACCCTTGTTCCAACGATTTACACTATCGTAAAAGAATTATCGATCAACGCCTGCAAGGCAAATCAAAAAAGGATCTTCTTCGAGGAAAAAGGATACGATATAGAAAATCCGATCCAGTACAAAAAAGGAGTCTCCGAATATAGGGAGTTATTCTCCGAAAGTATGGCGGAAGAATACGGAAACAAATCCAAAAAGAAGGGATATTTCTGTCTGATCACATTCGACTATTCCATGGACGGAATTCGGGTCGAGGTCACAAACAATACGCCAGTCACTATAGAGGAAGAAAAATCACTCCGCGAAAAATTAGAAAAAGGAATGCAGTACGGAGACATCGCTCAATTCTATTTAGATAACGCCGACAATACGGAAGGAGCCGGATTGGGACTTGCACTCATATTAATCATGCTGAAAGGAGAAGGGATCGATCCGTCTTATTTCAGGATCATCATTCGCAAAGACGTAACCATTGCTAGATTAGAAGTTCCTCTTTCGTCTAATTTTAAATCCGTCAGAGACCAGGATTTTTCCCGCGCTTAG
- a CDS encoding glycosyltransferase family 2 protein, protein MLPISACIITLNEEDNIERCLSSLDFVNEIIVLDSGSKDRTETIAKQKGAKVVLRKFDDYVSQKNHVISLAVSPWILTLDADEELSPGLKEEIKNLFKNGEPEEDGFIIPRLTMYMGKWIRHGGWYPNYRARLFLKSKGKFVGGKVHEAVELSGKRKKLKHPVFHYSYENLFDHVTFINRYSELAATEKFGKGKRSGLFLALLEAGYKSFWMYFVRLGFLDGRRGLILAIMGFYYNFLKYTKVFEMTLAEKEKTDN, encoded by the coding sequence ATGTTACCAATCTCAGCCTGTATCATCACATTAAACGAAGAAGATAATATCGAAAGATGTCTGTCTTCTCTTGATTTCGTAAACGAGATCATAGTATTAGATTCCGGTTCCAAGGATAGAACGGAAACTATCGCAAAACAAAAGGGAGCCAAAGTAGTTCTCCGAAAATTCGACGATTACGTTTCCCAAAAGAACCATGTGATCTCTTTAGCTGTGAGCCCTTGGATACTCACTCTGGATGCGGACGAAGAACTTTCTCCAGGCCTAAAAGAAGAGATCAAAAACTTATTTAAGAACGGAGAACCGGAAGAAGACGGATTTATAATCCCTAGACTCACGATGTACATGGGAAAATGGATCCGCCACGGAGGCTGGTATCCAAATTATAGAGCCAGGTTATTCTTAAAGTCCAAAGGAAAATTCGTAGGCGGAAAAGTCCACGAAGCGGTGGAATTGTCTGGAAAAAGGAAAAAGTTAAAACATCCAGTATTCCATTATTCTTACGAAAACCTATTCGATCATGTAACCTTTATCAATCGATACTCCGAACTTGCAGCCACCGAAAAATTCGGAAAAGGAAAAAGATCAGGCCTGTTCTTAGCTCTTTTAGAAGCAGGATATAAATCCTTTTGGATGTATTTTGTAAGACTTGGATTTTTGGACGGAAGAAGAGGACTAATCCTCGCGATCATGGGATTCTATTATAATTTTCTAAAATACACTAAAGTATTCGAAATGACTTTAGCGGAAAAAGAAAAGACTGATAACTGA